The following proteins are encoded in a genomic region of Hippocampus zosterae strain Florida chromosome 2, ASM2543408v3, whole genome shotgun sequence:
- the LOC127595994 gene encoding solute carrier family 17 member 9-like isoform X6, whose translation MAQNHMLGNGSNDFAVPLLERDVCSANNTSEEPQGKHLWRRAEAGKWMPVLFVGTCLLYCARMTMPVCVVAMAAAFRWNKIDSGLALGGFFWGYSCTQILGGHASDKIGGERVLLFSAISWAVVTAGTPALAHFGSRTLALMTMARVFMGILQGVFFPSLASLIAQRAPEGEKSFLNSIMQSGSSLGILLAGLLGSVLLDRYGWESVFYAVGLLSGFWALVVWQCFLKGKAYPKQKEGRDDSQSRSFACTHLLSLFKKPCVWAMVLAHLCTCGTSYTLLSWMPTYFHEEYPHATMWVYNVFPWAAAIPAALCGGYLSDSLISQGYSVAFVRKSMQVSVYISSPWVCPALLSCHCLSRCPFPSPSSASLLRWLHSPSPAVVHL comes from the exons ATGGCACAAAACCACATGCTGGGAAATGGTTCAAATGACTTTGCCGTTCCTCTCTTGGAGCGCGATGTCTGCTCTGCTAACAACACTTCAGAGGAGCCGCAAGGCAAACATCTGTGGCGCAG AGCAGAGGCCGGCAAATGGATGCCAGTGTTGTTTGTGGGGACGTGCCTGTTGTACTGTGCCCGGATGACGATGCCCGTTTGTGTGGTGGCGATGGCAGCCGCATTCCGCTGGAACAAGATCGACTCTGGCCTGGCCCTGGGTGGATTCTTCTGGGGCTACTCGTGCACTCAGATCCTGGGTGGTCATGCGAGTGACAA AATTGGAGGGGAGCGAGTCCTGCTCTTCTCAGCCATATCGTGGGCGGTGGTCACAGCAGGCACGCCAGCATTGGCCCACTTTGGCTCTCGCACCCTGGCTCTCATGACCATGGCCCGAGTCTTCATGGGAATACTGCAAG GTGTATTCTTCCCATCTTTGGCCAGTCTGATCGCACAGCGTGCACCGGAAGGGGAGAAGAGCTTTTTAAACAGCATCATGCAGAGCGGTAGCTCTCTTGG AATACTGTTAGCAGGCTTGCTGGGCTCCGTACTGCTGGACCGGTATGGTTGGGAAAGTGTATTCTATGCTGTTGGTCTTCTGTCTGGATTCTGGGCGCTCGTTGTGTGGCAGTGTTTTCTGAAAG GCAAAGCTTATCCAAAGCAGAAAGAAGGAAGAGATGACTCCCAATCAAGGAGTTTTGCATGTACACATCTGCTGAGCCTCTTCAAAAAACCATGCGTCTG GGCCATGGTGTTGGCTCACCTGTGCACATGCGGCACCTCCTACACATTACTCTCATGGATGCCGACATACTTCCATGAAGAATATCCCCACGCCACG ATGTGGGTGTACAATGTGTTCCCTTGGGCGGCTGCCATTCCGGCGGCGCTTTGTGGCGGATATCTCTCCGATTCGCTCATCAGCCAAGGATACAGTGTCGCGTTTGTGAGAAAGTCCATGCAAGTAAGCGTATACAT TTCATCGCCATGGGTGTGTCCAGCGCTTTTGTCTTGCCACTGTCTGTCAAGGTGTCCTTTCCCATCGCCGTCATCTGCATCTCTGCTGCGATGGTTGCACTCTCCTTCACCAGCTG TGGTGCATCTGTGA